The following proteins are encoded in a genomic region of Brachypodium distachyon strain Bd21 chromosome 1, Brachypodium_distachyon_v3.0, whole genome shotgun sequence:
- the LOC100832522 gene encoding DNA (cytosine-5)-methyltransferase CMT1-like, translated as MSPVTPSAAAATRRSSRMLSKSAAAKEAKADDDDEEAVLEREMPCGKRRRKAAGKPASRKRAAKRKPKEEMKLPEAVADAQQAVAAEAEGVMEVDDAGSAINDDDMCAEEMEMLEQEEAAAALEADEEAKGGGEESAETAGARKRVARPSTERKVDASEDHFVGEPVPDHEARQRWPERYRTKDSDSLVGRSAGEEDISARCHYRSACVDDAIFHLDDDVYVKAGPDEENYIGRIAEFFEGIDRGSYFTCRWFFRTADTVISRKLLMVHDHKHDHKRVFLSEEKNDNMIESIISKINIIYVDPNMTPKGKAQVISTCDFYYDMSYSVDYSTFANMPSENDGASGSEATSNISCDDDNSSKENPVADLAAASDAQMETAKLLDLYSGCGAMSTGLCLGAALSGVKLNTRWAVDMNTYACNSLKHNHPSTQVRNEKAEDFLSLLRQWEALCEKYVSVTHKNNSLGSALAQTSMDAEDDESEPLPEDTYEVEKLLDICYGDPNSTGEIGLCFKVRWKKYDSSHDTWEPIDGLSDSPECIKEFVESGYRESILPLPDTVDVICGGPPCQGISGFNRFRKHNDPLKDEKNKQLTVFMDIVNYLRPKYVLMENVVDIVKFADGFLGRYALSRLVAMNYQARLGMIVAGCYGLPQFRMRAFLWGALPSMVLPKFPLPTHDVVMRGVVPNAFSQCLVAYDETEDKHLKRALVLGDAISDLPKVGNYQPYEVMEHRINPKTEFQHYIRLNRKDMKDYSFGDAAPEEAQLFDHQPLELNEDDYERVQQIPVKKGANFRDLIGVQVREDNTVEFDPDMARVLLSSGKPLVPDYAMTYIKGKSLKPFGRLWWDETVPTVVTRAEPHNQIILHPTQNRVMTIRENARLQGFPDYYRLFGPIKQKYIQVGNAVAVPVARALGYSLGRAYRREFDGDQPLFKLPESFIPTDQATVTRLSEGILGGEVVEAE; from the exons ATGTCCCCGGTGACGCcatccgcggcggccgcgacgaGGCGCTCCTCGCGCATGCTGTCCAAATCGGCCGCCGCAAAGGAGGCCAAGgccgatgacgacgatgaggaggccGTGCTCGAGCGCGAGATGCCGTGCGGCAAACGCCGGCGCAAAGCGGCGGGGAAGCCTGCTAGCCGTAAGAGAGCGGCCAAGCGCAAGCCCAAGGAGGAGATGAAGCTGCCTGAGGCGGTGGCGGACGCTCAGCAGGCGGTggccgcggaggcggagggcgTGATGGAGGTGGACGATGCGGGTAGCGCGATCAACGACGACGACATGTGcgcggaggagatggagatgctggaacaggaggaggcggccgccgcgctggAAGCAGACGAGGAGGCCAagggtggaggagaggagtcTGCCGAGACGGCTGGCGCCAGGAAGAGGGTGGCGCGGCCGAGCACGGAGAGGAAGGTGGACGCCTCGGAGGACCACTTCGTGGGCGAGCCGGTGCCGGATCACGAGGCGAGGCAACGATGGCCGGAGAGGTACAGAACCAAG GATTCTGATTCACTCGTTGGGCG GTCTGCTGGGGAGGAGGATATTAGTGCCCGGTGCCACTACAGATCTGCCTGTGTGGATGATGCAATTTTTCATCTTGATGATGATGTCTATGTCAAG GCTGGCCCTGATGAAGAAAATTACATTGGACGTATTGCAGAGTTTTTTGAAGGGATAGACCGTGGATCATATTTCACCTGTCGTTGGTTTTTCCGTACAGCAGATACG GTCATCTCAAGGAAGTTGTTAATGGTTCATGATCATAAACATGACCATAAGCGTGTTTTCCTTTCAGAGGAAAAGAATGATAATATGATTGAGTCAATAATCTCAAAAATTAACATCATTTATGTTGACCCAAAT ATGACACCCAAAGGAAAAGCTCAGGTCATATCAACTTGTGATTTTTATTATGACATGTCTTACTCTGTTGActattccacatttgcaaatATGCCATCAG AAAATGATGGTGCATCAGGCAGTGAAGCAACATCAAATATTTCTTGTGACGATGACAACTCTTCCAAGGAAAATCCAGTGGCTGACCTTGCAGCAGCATCTGATGCACAAATGGAAACAGCAAAGCTGCTGGATCTTTACTCTGGATGTGGTGCAATGTCAACTGGGCTTTGCCTGGGTGCTGCATTGTCTGGTGTAAAATTGAATACT CGATGGGCTGTGGATATGAACACATATGCTTGCAACAGTCTAAAGCATAACCACCCATCCACGCAG GTACGAAATGAGAAGGCTGAGGATTTCCTTTCCCTCCTTCGGCAGTGGGAAGCACTTTGTGAGAAATATGTCAGTGTCACCCACAAAAACAACTCTTTGGGCTCTGCTCTAGCTCAGACTTCAATGGATGCTGAAGATGATGAAAGTGAACCTCTCCCAGAGGATACATATGAGGTAGAGAAGCTTCTTGACATATGCTATGGTGATCCAAATAGCACTGGAGAAATTGGTTTGTGCTTTAAG GTGCGGTGGAAAAAATATGATTCCAGTCATGATACATGGGAGCCCATTGATGGCCTTAG TGATTCCCCTGAGTGTATTAAAGAATTTGTCGAGAGTGGATACAGGGAAAGTATTTTGCCATTGCCT GACACTGTGGATGTTATCTGTGGGGGCCCTCCTTGCCAAGGCATTAGTGGATTCAACAGATTCAGAAAGCACAATGATCCGCTGAAGgatgaaaaaaacaaacagttgACTGTCTTTATGGATATTGTGAATTACCTGAGACCTAAATATGTTCTTATGGAGAATGTCGTAGATATAGTGAAATTTGCAGATGGATTCCTTGGTCGGTATGCATTGAGTCGGCTTGTGGCCATGAATTACCAAGCTAGACTTGGGATGATTGTTGCAGGATGTTATGGTCTACCACAGTTTAGGATGCGAGCATTTCTCTGGGGAGCTCTTCCATCAATG GTACTTCCAAAATTCCCACTTCCTACCCATGATGTTGTGATGCGAGGAGTAGTGCCCAATGCGTTCTCG CAATGTCTTGTTGCATACGATGAAACAGAAGATAAGCACTTGAAGAGAGCTCTTGTCCTTGGAGATGCAATATCTGATTTACCGAAG GTCGGAAACTATCAACCTTATGAAGTGATGGAGCATCGTATTAACCCCAAAACAGAATTCCAACACTATATTCGGCTCAACCGTAAAG ATATGAAGGATTACTCATTTGGAGATGCTGCTCCTGAGGAAGCTCAACTGTTTGATCATCAGCCTCTAGAACTAAACGAGGATGATTATGAACGAGTGCAGCAGATTCCTGTTAAAAAG GGGGCCAACTTCCGTGATTTGATCGGTGTCCAGGTTAGGGAAGATAATACCGTTGAGTTTGATCCGGATATGGCTCGTGTACTTCTATCTTCTGGGAAGCCTTTG GTGCCTGACTATGCAATGACCTACATCAAGGGGAAGTCACTGAA ACCATTTGGGCGACTGTGGTGGGATGAAACTGTTCCGACTGTTGTCACCAGAGCCGAGCCTCACAACCAG ATTATTTTGCATCCGACCCAGAACAGAGTTATGACCATCCGGGAGAATGCAAGGCTACAAGGCTTTCCCGACTACTACAGACTATTTGGCCCTATAAAGCAGAA ATATATTCAGGTTGGCAATGCAGTTGCTGTTCCGGTTGCTCGAGCTCTGGGATATTCCCTTGGGCGGGCCTACCGGCGTGAATTTGATGGAGACCAACCCCTTTTCAAACTGCCTGAAAGTTTTATTCCTACAGATCAAGCAACAGTCACAAGATTGTCTGAAGGAATTCTTGGTGGTGAAGTAGTGGAGGCAGAATAA